The genomic interval CACAAGCCCATCTGCTTCAATCACAATGCTTTCATTAAACAAATTTTGATAATGAAGGATAAGATGTTTATATCTCGGAATTTTGAGGAATAAACCCGGAAAACTTAAACATCCTTCTTCATCCTCTACGCTTTCTTCATTTTTTATAATCTTGGGATTGATAATTACTACTGGCTCAGGTTTATCATCAAAAGGCTTCAGGTTTAGAACAAACAAATTCCACAAGGCACCCACCTGATTGGCTGCCAGACCTATGCCATCATTATTAAGCATTGTTTTTATCATAGATTCTGCAAGATCAAAAATCTCTTTGGTAATCTTCTCCACCGGTTTTGCTTTCTGTCTCAAAATCTTATCAGGATATTTTAAAATAACCATTTCCTTTACCTAAACTTAAGTTTGGGGAGAATATATACCATTTCTAAATATCTACCTAAACCTATATTATTTGCTTTCCTCTGCAGATCCAATTTTCGTAACAATATGATTTTTATCAATATCCACCTTTACACCATCAGCAATTACAAGGCTTATAACATTATCCTTCACATTGGCAATCGTTCCATATATGCCTGAGGACGTAATCACTCTATCACCCTTTTTAAGTGAATTAAGTAATTGCTGATGTTGTTTCTGCCTTTTCTGCTGAGGAAGAATCAGCAGAAAATAGAATACAACAAATATAAGAATTAAAGGTAAAAGACTAAATACAGGGTTCGTTTGATTTTGACCCGAAGTTTGACCATAAAGAAATTCCATTACGCTCCTTTGGATAATTATAACTAAATTTAGACAAAAGTCAATAAGTTAGGTTTATTTAATTAAATTTATTGACAATAGACTAATTTGTTGTATAATTGTATATGCAGCTATTGTCTAATTTAAACGACAGTGAATTATTGAATGAATTAAAAGATATTGGCGTGGCGACTGAGGCATATCAAATATTTTTAAAAAAATCTGCTTATCGGATAATTAGAATTGAGAAACTTTCACCTGCCCAGGCAAACATTTTGAAGCAGATTGCTTTGATTTGCGGTGGTGATGTTGCGGTACCAAAGGATGCATATTTTGGTTCAAAAAAAAGAAGATTTGATGTACTCTTGTTTGCCAATTTAAGGGAAATTGAGAAAATTAACCACCGATTGCAGGAACAACCCTGGATGATGCAAATTAGGAACCAATTGTCTGAAATAATCAATCCTTTTAAAGAACCGATTTTAAAAATTGGAAATGAAGAAATTAAATTTGAACGAACCTATATAATGGGGATTATTAATATCAGCCCTGATTCTTTTTATAGTGGCAGTCGCTACACAACGATATCTACAATAAAAAAAGTTATTACAGAAATGCAGCAGGAAGGTGCTGATTTTATTGACATCGGAGCTGAGTCAACGAGACCCGGGGCAAAAATGT from candidate division WOR-3 bacterium carries:
- the def gene encoding peptide deformylase, whose product is MVILKYPDKILRQKAKPVEKITKEIFDLAESMIKTMLNNDGIGLAANQVGALWNLFVLNLKPFDDKPEPVVIINPKIIKNEESVEDEEGCLSFPGLFLKIPRYKHLILHYQNLFNESIVIEADGLVARAIQHEIDHLNGVLFIDYVNEKEKDKVKDYLSNIKSV
- the yajC gene encoding preprotein translocase subunit YajC; translated protein: MEFLYGQTSGQNQTNPVFSLLPLILIFVVFYFLLILPQQKRQKQHQQLLNSLKKGDRVITSSGIYGTIANVKDNVISLVIADGVKVDIDKNHIVTKIGSAEESK